A genomic window from Prunus persica cultivar Lovell chromosome G2, Prunus_persica_NCBIv2, whole genome shotgun sequence includes:
- the LOC109947320 gene encoding DNA repair protein XRCC3 homolog — MEPLEDIYVHGVHDAQQLIHVLRDIQAFIAIDHTRSQYQTTPADLKRRSEMFFKISGTLKALANKFGLAVVVTNQVVDFIGPHDGVNRVRLGNLECLHTSGRRVSSVLGLAWAHCINSRVFLARHEQSVGVNSRNAHSPTISSQTHRTFDIVFAPHLPYALAEFVIIKEGIV, encoded by the exons ATGGAGCCATTGGAAGACATATATGTTCATGGCGTTCATGATGCTCAACAACTCATCCATGTCCTTAGAGACATACAAGCATTCATTGCCATTGATCACACCCG ATCACAATATCAGACAACACCGGCAGATTTGAAACGGCGGTCTGAAATGTTCTTCAAGATATCTGGGACATTGAAGGCTTTAGCAAATAAGTTTGGGTTGGCCGTGGTTGTGACCAACCAAGTGGTGGATTTTATTGGTCCACATGATGGAGTGAATAGGGTGAGGTTGGGAAACTTAGAGTGCCTGCACACATCAGGTAGACGGGTGAGTTCAGTTTTGGGACTGGCTTGGGCACATTGCATAAATTCAAGGGTGTTCTTAGCAAGACATGAGCAATCTGTTGGGGTTAACAGTCGTAATGCTCATTCACCAACTATATCAAGTCAAACACATAGGACATTTGACATTGTATTTGCCCCCCATTTGCCCTATGCATTGGCTGAATTTGTAATCATAAAAGAAGGTATAGTATGA